A region of Actinomycetota bacterium DNA encodes the following proteins:
- the trpS gene encoding tryptophan--tRNA ligase, which translates to MNAGSGAGAEVRARVLTGYRPTGPLHVGHWFGNIRTMLDLQVEHDAFFFVADWHSLTTDYDRTEALPGNVAGLVLDWLAAGLDPTRATIYRQSDIPEIAEMSLLLGMLTPIGWLERVPTFKERLRDLAERDIANLGLLGYPVLQTVDITIVRGELVPVGEDQLPHLELSREIVRRFNRIYGDVLVEPKELLSEAPLIPGSDGRKMSKSLDNAIGVRDDEDQIRAKVRSFLTDPQKVRKHDPGRPEICPVFSLHRLFSPDILEWTEENCRSGALGCVECKGNLADRIVEYYRPFRERRAELESTPDVVERTLADGAARARPVAQRTLEAVREAMHLR; encoded by the coding sequence GTGAACGCGGGATCCGGGGCCGGCGCCGAGGTTCGTGCCCGCGTGCTGACGGGGTACCGGCCGACCGGGCCGCTGCACGTCGGGCACTGGTTCGGCAACATCCGCACGATGCTGGACCTGCAGGTCGAACATGACGCCTTCTTCTTCGTGGCCGACTGGCACTCCCTGACGACCGATTACGACCGGACCGAAGCGCTCCCGGGCAACGTCGCAGGTCTCGTGCTCGACTGGCTCGCCGCGGGCCTGGATCCCACGCGCGCCACGATCTACCGGCAATCCGACATCCCCGAGATCGCCGAGATGTCGTTGCTGCTCGGGATGCTGACCCCCATCGGGTGGCTCGAGCGCGTCCCGACCTTCAAGGAACGGCTGCGCGATCTCGCCGAACGCGACATCGCCAACCTCGGGTTGCTCGGCTACCCGGTGCTCCAGACCGTCGACATCACGATCGTGCGGGGAGAGCTCGTGCCGGTGGGGGAGGATCAGCTGCCGCACCTCGAACTCTCGCGGGAGATCGTTCGGCGCTTCAACCGGATCTACGGGGACGTGCTCGTCGAGCCGAAGGAGCTGCTCTCCGAGGCCCCGCTGATCCCGGGCAGCGACGGCCGGAAGATGTCCAAGTCGCTCGACAACGCGATCGGGGTGCGCGACGACGAGGACCAGATCCGTGCGAAGGTTCGCTCGTTCCTGACCGATCCACAGAAGGTTCGCAAGCACGACCCGGGGCGCCCGGAGATCTGTCCGGTCTTCTCGTTGCACCGCTTGTTCTCGCCCGACATCCTCGAGTGGACCGAAGAGAACTGCCGTTCGGGCGCGCTGGGGTGCGTGGAATGCAAAGGGAACCTCGCGGACCGCATCGTGGAGTACTACCGTCCGTTCCGGGAACGGCGCGCGGAGCTGGAGTCCACGCCCGACGTGGTCGAGCGGACCCTGGCCGACGGAGCGGCGCGGGCCCGGCCGGTGGCGCAGCGCACGCTCGAGGCCGTCCGCGAAGCGATGCATCTCAGATGA
- a CDS encoding MerR family transcriptional regulator — MATTRNYQSIGEVLVAVKTEFPDITISKIRFLESEGLIEPERTPSGYRKFYEQDVERLRHILKMQRDEYLPLKVIKERLAKQDAGEAVDTDGNAIAPDAEEVTVDDGTDDEIAQPATGLQMSIEEMSAATGVERERILELEQYGLVHAHGPDSARFYDGDDYIILTILRDMFRYGIEPRHLGMYKNFVEREASFFETIVMPSLRQRNPDARRAAVDTLNDLSKISRKLKAALLRVNLREYLQEG; from the coding sequence ATGGCGACCACGCGCAACTATCAGTCGATCGGAGAGGTCCTCGTGGCCGTGAAGACCGAATTCCCGGACATCACGATCTCGAAGATCCGCTTCCTCGAGTCCGAGGGCCTGATCGAGCCCGAGCGCACTCCCTCCGGGTATCGGAAGTTCTACGAACAGGACGTCGAGCGCCTGCGCCACATCCTGAAGATGCAACGCGACGAGTACCTCCCTTTGAAGGTGATCAAGGAGCGGCTCGCGAAGCAGGATGCCGGCGAGGCCGTGGACACGGACGGCAACGCGATCGCGCCGGACGCGGAGGAGGTGACGGTCGACGACGGCACCGACGACGAGATCGCCCAGCCCGCGACCGGGCTCCAGATGTCGATCGAGGAGATGTCGGCCGCGACCGGGGTGGAACGCGAGCGGATCCTCGAGCTCGAGCAGTACGGATTGGTCCATGCGCACGGCCCGGACTCCGCGCGGTTCTACGACGGCGACGACTACATCATCCTGACGATCCTTCGCGACATGTTCCGCTATGGGATCGAGCCTCGACACCTGGGCATGTACAAGAACTTCGTCGAACGCGAGGCCTCGTTCTTCGAAACGATCGTGATGCCGTCCCTGCGGCAGCGCAACCCGGACGCGCGCCGCGCGGCGGTCGACACGCTGAACGACCTGTCGAAGATCTCGCGCAAGCTCAAGGCGGCGTTGCTCCGGGTCAACCTCCGCGAGTACCTGCAGGAGGGCTGA
- a CDS encoding FHA domain-containing protein — protein METDQKGKRTVFCTRCGHPNKDEARFCAQCGAPLQDETTVSLTPVEDEAAGEEEFPFPHDQLETGQALLLVKRGPNAGSTFLIEAVATTIGRVPESDVFLDDVTVSRSHARVERRDGAFFVTDLGSLNGTYVNGERVDETKLASGDEIQVGKFKLVFFAAGE, from the coding sequence GTGGAGACCGACCAGAAGGGCAAGCGAACGGTGTTCTGCACCCGCTGTGGACATCCCAACAAGGACGAGGCGCGTTTCTGCGCCCAATGTGGAGCTCCGCTCCAGGACGAGACGACCGTGTCGCTGACACCCGTCGAAGACGAAGCCGCGGGTGAGGAAGAGTTCCCCTTCCCGCACGATCAACTCGAGACCGGGCAGGCGCTCCTTCTGGTCAAGCGTGGCCCGAACGCCGGCTCGACTTTCTTGATCGAGGCGGTCGCAACGACGATCGGACGCGTGCCCGAGAGCGATGTGTTCCTCGATGACGTGACGGTCTCGCGATCGCACGCGCGTGTCGAACGACGCGACGGAGCGTTCTTCGTGACCGATCTCGGCAGCCTGAACGGGACCTACGTGAACGGTGAGCGCGTCGACGAGACGAAGCTCGCCTCCGGCGACGAGATCCAGGTCGGCAAGTTCAAACTCGTGTTCTTCGCGGCCGGGGAGTGA
- the cmk gene encoding (d)CMP kinase — protein sequence MAVVAIDGTAGSGKSTLARGLARTLDLPYVNTGVMYRALARAALDEGIDPSDGPALASVAGRLRFTLGPHGADGVSGIEVEGSPPGPDLETPEVEAIVSGVARHPEVRAVLVERQRALAGPGAVVEGRDIGTVVFPDAPVKLFLTADPRARAERRAIERAGAADEAVVAENLQRRDRRDAVTNPFDPAPGAVVIDASERSIEQVLALALDIARAAGVAGPDLTGGGPG from the coding sequence GTGGCTGTCGTCGCGATCGACGGGACCGCGGGATCGGGGAAGTCGACGCTCGCGAGAGGCTTGGCCCGGACCCTTGATCTGCCCTACGTGAACACCGGCGTGATGTACCGTGCGCTCGCGCGCGCCGCGCTCGACGAGGGGATCGATCCCTCGGACGGCCCCGCCCTCGCCTCCGTGGCGGGCAGGCTGCGATTCACGCTCGGTCCGCACGGCGCCGACGGGGTCTCGGGGATCGAGGTCGAGGGTTCGCCACCGGGTCCGGACCTGGAGACTCCCGAGGTGGAGGCGATCGTGTCCGGCGTCGCCCGGCACCCCGAGGTCCGGGCCGTCCTCGTCGAGCGCCAGCGCGCCCTCGCTGGGCCCGGCGCGGTCGTCGAGGGTCGAGACATCGGAACGGTCGTGTTCCCGGACGCGCCGGTGAAGCTTTTCCTCACCGCCGACCCCCGGGCGCGGGCGGAGCGACGGGCGATCGAGCGCGCAGGCGCGGCCGACGAGGCCGTCGTGGCGGAAAATCTCCAGCGGCGGGACCGGCGCGACGCCGTGACGAACCCGTTCGATCCGGCGCCCGGAGCCGTCGTGATCGACGCCTCCGAACGCTCGATCGAGCAGGTCCTGGCGCTTGCCCTCGACATCGCTCGTGCCGCCGGGGTGGCCGGACCGGATCTCACCGGGGGAGGGCCGGGGTGA
- a CDS encoding prephenate dehydrogenase/arogenate dehydrogenase family protein — protein MTSTDPPGRPDAPKLDAAPARIAVLGTGMMGTSIAMAALRAGIAVRGTDADPQVLARASEHGGFVAAPDLPSAVRGAELVVVCTPTAAIPSTVRAVLDAAPEAVVTDAGSVKTAVVREIERDAAGTGAERFVGGHPMGGSERSGPDGAAPSVVDSIVWAITPSEVSAPDAVGRLEAFVGALGSRPVLLSPERHDRLVAIVSHLPQIASTVLMGLAASEEADEPELLLLAAGGFRDLTRLAASSPTLWSDILLSNRDAILAAIDLYLARLSAMRELVAAQRAGEVEEAFAAAKAARLTMAAKPLVRSGVAILQVPIPDRPGALAELTATMAEAGINIEDLQIVHSPEGGRGLVHVTVAASESGSAAEVLGARSFEPTRIA, from the coding sequence ATGACCTCGACTGACCCCCCCGGGCGGCCCGATGCCCCCAAGCTCGATGCGGCTCCCGCCCGGATCGCGGTGCTCGGGACCGGGATGATGGGGACATCGATCGCGATGGCCGCGCTGCGGGCCGGGATCGCGGTCCGGGGAACCGACGCGGATCCTCAGGTGCTGGCGAGGGCCTCGGAGCACGGTGGGTTCGTCGCCGCGCCCGATCTGCCCTCGGCCGTCCGAGGCGCCGAGCTCGTCGTGGTCTGTACCCCCACTGCTGCGATCCCGTCCACGGTCCGCGCGGTCCTCGACGCGGCTCCGGAGGCCGTCGTGACCGATGCCGGGAGCGTGAAGACCGCGGTCGTCCGCGAGATCGAACGGGACGCGGCGGGTACGGGAGCCGAACGTTTCGTGGGCGGGCACCCCATGGGTGGCAGCGAGCGCTCGGGTCCGGACGGGGCGGCTCCGAGCGTGGTCGATTCGATCGTGTGGGCGATCACCCCCTCGGAGGTCAGCGCGCCGGATGCTGTGGGCCGGCTCGAGGCGTTCGTGGGCGCTCTCGGGAGCCGGCCGGTGCTGCTGAGCCCGGAGCGGCACGACCGCCTCGTCGCGATCGTGTCGCACCTGCCGCAGATCGCGTCGACGGTGCTCATGGGTCTGGCGGCGTCCGAGGAGGCGGACGAGCCCGAACTGCTCTTGCTCGCCGCCGGAGGGTTCCGGGATCTGACCCGCCTCGCCGCCTCGAGCCCAACCCTGTGGAGCGACATCCTGCTCTCGAACCGGGACGCGATCCTGGCCGCGATCGACCTCTACCTCGCGCGTCTGAGTGCGATGCGCGAGCTCGTCGCCGCACAACGGGCCGGCGAGGTCGAGGAGGCGTTCGCGGCCGCGAAGGCGGCCCGTCTCACGATGGCCGCCAAGCCTCTCGTTCGCTCCGGGGTGGCGATCCTCCAGGTACCGATCCCTGACCGCCCGGGCGCCCTGGCCGAGCTGACCGCGACGATGGCCGAGGCCGGGATCAACATCGAGGACCTGCAGATCGTCCACTCGCCCGAAGGAGGCCGAGGACTGGTTCACGTGACCGTCGCGGCGTCCGAGTCCGGGTCGGCGGCGGAGGTGCTCGGGGCGCGCAGCTTCGAGCCGACGAGGATCGCCTGA
- a CDS encoding ScpA family protein — translation MSATNDTTSAEAPVFAVELPVFTGPFRVLSDLILEQKVDVCDVPVATVTDAFLSYSSDTERWDLEEATWFLAICAILLELKVGRLMPKHTELDEDDLLGGNPDLVYARSLELQAFRRIAAELARRAAGEAEYFTRDAGPGEEFAHLYPDVMEKVTPERLQRLAAALLKPPPVLDLSHVTPIRFTVSDAMADVERSLTDVREARFRELVADCEERIHVVVRFLALLELYRDGKIEVEQAETFGELRIRWAP, via the coding sequence GTGAGCGCAACGAACGACACGACCTCCGCGGAGGCTCCGGTGTTCGCGGTCGAGCTCCCCGTGTTCACGGGGCCCTTCCGCGTGCTCTCCGACCTGATCCTCGAGCAAAAGGTCGATGTGTGCGACGTGCCGGTCGCGACCGTGACGGATGCCTTCCTCTCGTACTCGAGCGACACCGAGCGCTGGGACCTGGAGGAGGCCACGTGGTTCCTGGCGATCTGCGCGATCCTCCTCGAGTTGAAGGTGGGGCGCTTGATGCCCAAGCACACCGAGCTCGACGAGGACGACCTGCTCGGCGGCAACCCCGACCTCGTCTACGCGCGCAGCCTCGAGTTGCAGGCGTTCCGCCGCATCGCCGCGGAGCTCGCCCGGCGAGCCGCGGGCGAGGCCGAGTACTTCACCCGGGACGCGGGACCGGGGGAGGAGTTCGCCCACCTGTACCCCGACGTGATGGAGAAGGTCACGCCCGAACGGCTGCAGCGGTTGGCCGCAGCGCTGCTGAAGCCCCCGCCCGTGCTGGATCTGTCCCACGTGACCCCGATCCGGTTCACGGTGTCGGACGCGATGGCCGATGTGGAGCGGTCGCTGACCGATGTGCGTGAGGCGCGGTTCCGCGAGCTCGTGGCGGACTGCGAGGAGCGGATCCACGTCGTCGTGCGTTTCCTGGCGCTCCTGGAGCTGTACCGGGACGGCAAGATCGAGGTGGAGCAGGCCGAGACCTTCGGCGAGCTGCGGATCCGGTGGGCCCCGTGA
- the der gene encoding ribosome biogenesis GTPase Der: MSSPRPARVAIVGRQNVGKSTLANRLFGRRETIAHESPGVTRDRIELETSWRGRTFGLVDTGGFAHRADGIEQLVATQAERAADEADVVVLVVDGHTGIQEEDAMLARRLRRGQVPVLLVVNKVDAEREELDVGAFYALGLGEPLPVSALHGRSSGDLLDRIVDLLPPRDAFDETGRDMDLEPRFALVGRPNVGKSSLFNRLVGEERSVVFEEAGTTRDAVDALVEWPDGPVRFVDTAGLRRSSRQRGVDYYSSLRTQQAIERSHVAALVIDADDGLTSEDKRIAARVMEFGRGLLIVANKWDLVEDKDQTFRRLTELVGPFAHAQVVRTSAVRGSGTRRLPPALLTVHERWTFRASTSKVNEVLQAAQQERPAPRGVGTFRYATQVSSGPPSFVVFGGKVPNPTYRRYLENRLRSRFELAGVPVKLTFRPKRRSS, encoded by the coding sequence GTGAGCAGCCCTCGGCCGGCGCGCGTCGCGATCGTCGGACGACAGAACGTGGGCAAGTCGACCCTGGCCAACCGGCTGTTCGGTCGGCGGGAGACGATCGCACACGAGAGCCCCGGCGTGACCCGCGATCGGATCGAGCTGGAGACCTCGTGGCGTGGGCGGACCTTCGGGCTCGTCGACACCGGCGGCTTCGCGCATCGCGCCGACGGGATCGAGCAGCTCGTCGCGACCCAGGCGGAACGCGCCGCCGACGAGGCGGACGTGGTCGTGCTCGTCGTCGACGGGCATACCGGTATCCAGGAGGAGGACGCGATGCTCGCGCGCCGGCTCCGTCGCGGGCAGGTTCCGGTCCTCCTCGTCGTGAACAAGGTCGACGCCGAGCGCGAGGAGCTCGACGTCGGGGCGTTCTACGCGCTCGGTCTCGGTGAGCCGCTGCCGGTCTCGGCCCTGCACGGTCGCTCCAGCGGCGACCTGCTCGATCGGATCGTCGACCTGTTGCCGCCGCGCGACGCGTTCGACGAAACGGGCCGGGACATGGACCTGGAGCCGAGGTTCGCGCTCGTCGGGCGGCCCAACGTCGGGAAGTCCTCGTTGTTCAACCGGCTCGTCGGGGAGGAGCGCTCGGTCGTGTTCGAGGAGGCCGGTACGACGCGGGACGCGGTGGACGCCCTCGTCGAATGGCCCGACGGCCCCGTCCGTTTCGTGGACACGGCGGGACTCCGCCGTTCCTCCCGTCAGCGGGGGGTCGACTACTACAGCTCCCTTCGGACCCAGCAGGCGATCGAACGGTCCCACGTCGCGGCGCTCGTGATCGATGCCGACGACGGCCTGACGTCGGAGGACAAGCGGATCGCGGCGCGGGTGATGGAGTTCGGACGCGGCCTGTTGATCGTCGCGAACAAGTGGGACCTCGTCGAGGACAAGGACCAGACGTTCCGTCGCCTGACCGAGCTCGTCGGCCCGTTCGCCCATGCGCAGGTGGTGCGCACCTCGGCGGTCCGGGGGAGCGGGACGCGGCGACTGCCGCCCGCGTTGCTCACCGTCCACGAGCGATGGACCTTCCGAGCCTCGACCTCGAAGGTCAACGAGGTCCTGCAGGCGGCCCAGCAGGAACGGCCGGCGCCGCGAGGGGTGGGGACGTTCCGCTACGCGACGCAGGTCTCGTCCGGACCGCCTTCCTTCGTCGTGTTCGGGGGCAAGGTTCCGAACCCGACGTACCGCCGCTACCTGGAGAACCGTCTCCGGTCGAGGTTCGAGCTCGCCGGTGTTCCGGTCAAGCTCACGTTCCGCCCGAAGCGCCGCTCGTCCTGA
- a CDS encoding pseudouridine synthase produces the protein MAQERLQRTLARAGFGSRRACEDLIRQERVTVNGKLATLGDKADPEHDTVAVDGSTLNLDPDSRYYAFNKPTGVVTSMSDERGRPDLRSYLPEGPRVFPVGRLDLDSEGLLVLTNDGELANRLTHPRYGIEKEYLAEVDGAATDRALGALRQGVDLEDGPAKVIAVRTVDRRPDRSALRVVMAEGRKREVRRILDAVGLPVTRLVRLRIGPLRLGRLRSGEIRELDHAEVRALYRAAGL, from the coding sequence GTGGCCCAGGAGCGGCTCCAGCGGACCCTGGCACGCGCCGGGTTCGGCTCGCGCAGGGCATGTGAAGACCTGATCCGCCAGGAACGCGTCACGGTGAACGGCAAGCTCGCAACCCTCGGGGACAAGGCCGATCCGGAGCACGATACGGTCGCCGTCGACGGCTCAACCCTCAACCTCGATCCCGACTCGAGGTACTACGCCTTCAACAAGCCGACCGGAGTCGTGACCTCGATGTCCGACGAACGCGGGCGGCCGGATCTGCGGAGCTACCTCCCCGAGGGCCCTCGCGTCTTCCCGGTGGGGCGACTCGACCTGGATAGCGAGGGCCTGCTGGTGCTCACGAACGACGGTGAGCTCGCGAATCGCCTGACCCATCCCCGGTACGGGATCGAGAAGGAGTACCTGGCCGAGGTCGATGGAGCGGCCACAGACCGCGCACTCGGAGCGCTGCGACAGGGGGTCGACCTGGAGGACGGGCCGGCCAAGGTGATCGCGGTCCGTACCGTCGACCGCCGCCCCGACCGCAGCGCACTGCGGGTCGTGATGGCGGAGGGCCGGAAGCGGGAAGTCCGCCGGATCCTCGACGCGGTGGGACTACCCGTCACCCGCCTCGTCCGGCTCCGGATCGGCCCCCTGCGTCTCGGACGGTTGCGATCCGGCGAGATCCGGGAGCTGGACCACGCCGAAGTCCGTGCGCTGTACCGTGCCGCCGGTCTCTAA
- a CDS encoding CDP-alcohol phosphatidyltransferase family protein gives MTSQRQQAGASTAILTVPNVISAIRIALIPVFVVLLLGDGTEWAGVLLFAIVAASDWVDGFIARRTGSVSELGKVLDPVADRLAIGAGLIALVVADAFPLWAALLILVRDVAVFVVGLVLLTRSRVRIDVRYIGKVATFGLMTSVTCIAWGSFDLPLAGAATAVGWIAYAVAIVEYYVATVLYARDVREARATPGSLDAA, from the coding sequence ATGACCTCGCAGCGACAGCAGGCGGGCGCGAGTACGGCGATCCTCACCGTTCCGAACGTGATCTCCGCGATCCGCATCGCCCTGATCCCGGTGTTCGTCGTGCTGCTCCTCGGGGACGGAACCGAGTGGGCGGGTGTGCTGTTGTTCGCGATCGTCGCGGCCTCCGACTGGGTCGACGGCTTCATCGCCCGACGCACGGGTTCGGTCTCCGAGCTCGGGAAGGTGCTGGATCCGGTCGCGGACCGGCTCGCGATCGGTGCGGGTCTGATCGCTCTGGTGGTCGCGGACGCGTTCCCATTGTGGGCGGCGCTCCTGATCCTCGTCCGCGACGTCGCGGTGTTCGTCGTGGGTCTGGTGCTGCTCACGAGGTCGAGGGTTCGGATCGACGTCCGGTACATCGGGAAGGTCGCCACCTTCGGGTTGATGACGTCAGTGACGTGCATCGCCTGGGGCAGCTTCGATCTGCCGCTGGCCGGCGCCGCGACGGCCGTCGGATGGATCGCCTACGCGGTCGCGATCGTCGAGTACTACGTCGCGACCGTCCTGTACGCGCGGGACGTGCGGGAAGCCCGGGCGACGCCCGGTAGTCTCGACGCGGCGTGA
- the gcvH gene encoding glycine cleavage system protein GcvH, which produces MDLPQDLRYTKEHEWVRLEDGVVRVGITDFAQDALGDVVYVDLPAAGTAVTAHEAMGEVESTKSVSDVYAPVTGTVTEVNTGVDDKPELVNRSPYTDGWLVLISPSDPNAVASLMDAAGYEDHVRQAEGG; this is translated from the coding sequence ATGGATCTCCCGCAGGATCTTCGCTACACGAAGGAACACGAATGGGTTCGCCTCGAGGACGGCGTCGTGCGCGTCGGGATCACCGACTTCGCCCAGGACGCTCTCGGCGATGTGGTGTACGTGGACCTGCCTGCGGCCGGCACGGCGGTGACCGCGCACGAGGCTATGGGTGAGGTCGAATCCACCAAGTCGGTCTCGGACGTGTACGCACCCGTTACCGGAACGGTGACGGAGGTGAACACCGGCGTGGACGACAAGCCCGAGCTCGTGAATCGATCCCCGTACACGGATGGCTGGCTCGTCCTGATCAGCCCCTCCGACCCCAACGCGGTCGCATCCCTGATGGATGCCGCCGGCTACGAGGACCACGTCAGGCAGGCGGAGGGCGGCTGA
- a CDS encoding 3-phosphoshikimate 1-carboxyvinyltransferase, whose translation MRLRIRPGSAVGGHARVPGDKSIAHRWLILASTARGRSRLAGMPGGLDVRSTAACMAVLAPKPRPALETWLHLHRDRGADERQGRGFTWNLNAGENPPDASTLDLVLEGDGRNALAEPPKRLDCENSGTTLRLLTGLLAPAPFTSLLAGDASLNARPMERIAEPLRAMGAVIDTTDGHPPVRVDPVGELHGITWEDGTPSAQVKSAILLAGTAASGSTTVVEPVTTRDHTERALQALGGPVRIEGRSVTVEAFQHQGFSGTVPGDPSSAAFLVAAAALTGAELHIEGVGLNPTRTRFLAVMERMGIPLTTELDGEEVGEPVGAIHVGRAGALRATTVDVDELPLVIDEVPVLAAVAAHADGVTRFRGAGELKVKESDRLSAVVEGLRGLGGDAEVEDEDLAVTGGGLPGGNAGSGGDHRIGMAFVVAALAASGTSEVEGIEHTEVSFPGFAPALGALGADLEEA comes from the coding sequence ATGCGACTCCGGATCCGTCCCGGTTCGGCCGTCGGGGGCCACGCGCGCGTTCCGGGGGACAAGTCGATCGCGCACCGATGGCTGATCCTCGCGTCGACGGCGAGAGGTCGGAGCCGGCTGGCCGGGATGCCGGGCGGGCTCGATGTGCGTTCCACGGCGGCCTGCATGGCGGTGCTGGCACCGAAACCTCGACCTGCACTGGAGACGTGGCTGCACCTTCATCGAGACCGGGGTGCAGACGAACGGCAGGGTCGAGGTTTCACATGGAACTTGAACGCTGGCGAGAACCCTCCAGACGCCTCGACCCTCGACCTTGTCCTCGAGGGTGATGGCAGGAACGCCCTGGCCGAGCCTCCGAAGCGTCTGGATTGCGAGAACTCGGGGACGACCCTCCGGCTCCTGACCGGACTGCTCGCTCCGGCGCCGTTCACCTCGCTCCTTGCCGGGGACGCAAGTCTCAACGCCCGTCCGATGGAGCGGATCGCCGAACCGTTGCGCGCGATGGGAGCAGTGATCGACACCACCGACGGCCACCCGCCGGTGCGGGTGGATCCCGTCGGCGAGCTGCACGGCATCACGTGGGAGGACGGCACTCCGAGCGCGCAGGTGAAGTCGGCGATCCTGCTCGCGGGCACGGCGGCGAGCGGTTCTACGACGGTGGTGGAGCCCGTGACGACCCGCGACCACACGGAGCGGGCCCTGCAGGCCCTCGGCGGTCCGGTCCGCATCGAGGGGCGCTCGGTCACCGTCGAGGCCTTCCAGCACCAGGGGTTCTCGGGCACGGTCCCCGGCGATCCATCCTCGGCGGCGTTCCTGGTCGCGGCCGCCGCGCTCACCGGCGCGGAGCTGCATATCGAGGGGGTCGGACTCAACCCGACACGGACCCGGTTCCTGGCCGTCATGGAACGGATGGGCATCCCGCTGACGACCGAGCTCGACGGGGAGGAAGTCGGAGAGCCCGTCGGAGCGATCCACGTCGGTCGCGCCGGAGCGTTGCGGGCAACGACCGTCGACGTGGACGAGCTCCCCCTCGTGATCGACGAGGTCCCCGTGCTCGCGGCGGTGGCCGCGCACGCGGACGGGGTCACGCGGTTCCGGGGCGCGGGCGAGCTGAAGGTGAAGGAGAGCGACCGGCTCTCCGCGGTCGTGGAGGGCCTGCGAGGTCTCGGGGGCGACGCGGAGGTGGAGGACGAGGACCTCGCGGTGACGGGGGGCGGTCTTCCCGGCGGGAACGCGGGGTCCGGCGGCGATCATCGGATCGGGATGGCGTTCGTGGTGGCGGCGCTCGCCGCGTCGGGAACGAGCGAGGTCGAGGGGATCGAACACACCGAGGTGTCGTTCCCGGGGTTCGCCCCCGCCCTGGGGGCGCTCGGCGCCGACCTCGAGGAAGCGTGA
- the aroH gene encoding chorismate mutase, whose translation MRVRGARGAIRVPEDRSEVVLEATSRLVGEILDRNAIATDDLVSMLFTTTDGLSSVFPAEAARRMGLGRVPLLCAREIPVEGAMPNVIRILVHFHSDRGLDEVEHVYLDGAESLRDDLD comes from the coding sequence ATGCGGGTTCGCGGCGCACGGGGAGCGATCCGCGTTCCCGAAGATCGGTCCGAGGTCGTCCTCGAGGCCACCAGTCGCCTGGTCGGCGAGATCCTCGACCGGAACGCGATCGCGACGGACGACCTCGTGAGCATGCTGTTCACCACCACGGACGGGCTCTCCTCGGTGTTCCCGGCCGAGGCGGCGCGCAGGATGGGTCTGGGTCGGGTCCCGCTGCTGTGTGCCCGGGAGATCCCCGTCGAGGGAGCGATGCCGAACGTGATCCGCATCCTCGTCCACTTCCACTCCGACCGCGGCCTCGACGAGGTCGAGCACGTCTACCTGGATGGCGCGGAGTCTTTGCGCGATGACCTCGACTGA
- the scpB gene encoding SMC-Scp complex subunit ScpB, producing the protein MSDEPMPAVDPLEERADREPSAVTEPRGAGDLARSIEALLFVSDEPVAASVLAGVLETDRRAVDRACEELAAALEARGSGVVLRNVAGGWRLFTHPDTAPIVERFVLSSRQARLTKAALETLAIVAYKQPVTRHQVSSVRGVNSDGVLRALTERELVVEVGREESPGRPVLYGTSPAFLERLGLPSVTSLPSLAPLLGEVDEVDPGRDAPPAPADGAEDAGPVEETYGDDEPDAGAADGAEGSDGRPGGAPGD; encoded by the coding sequence GTGAGCGACGAGCCGATGCCGGCCGTCGATCCCCTGGAGGAACGGGCGGACCGCGAGCCGAGCGCGGTCACCGAGCCGCGGGGTGCGGGGGACCTGGCGCGGTCGATCGAAGCCTTGCTCTTCGTGTCCGACGAGCCCGTTGCCGCGTCGGTGCTGGCCGGGGTCCTCGAGACCGACCGCCGCGCCGTCGACCGGGCATGCGAGGAGCTGGCCGCCGCCCTGGAGGCGCGGGGCTCGGGCGTGGTCCTGCGTAACGTCGCCGGGGGATGGCGGCTGTTCACCCACCCCGATACCGCACCGATCGTCGAACGCTTCGTGCTGAGCTCTCGTCAGGCGCGCTTGACGAAGGCCGCGCTCGAGACCTTGGCGATCGTCGCCTACAAGCAGCCGGTCACCCGCCATCAGGTCTCGTCGGTGCGGGGGGTCAACTCCGACGGGGTCCTGCGCGCCCTCACCGAGCGCGAGCTCGTCGTCGAGGTGGGACGAGAGGAGAGTCCGGGGCGGCCGGTGCTGTACGGCACGAGTCCGGCGTTCCTCGAACGTCTCGGGTTGCCGTCGGTGACCTCCCTTCCGTCCCTCGCACCCTTGCTGGGCGAAGTGGACGAGGTGGACCCGGGCCGGGATGCGCCTCCCGCTCCGGCCGACGGCGCGGAGGACGCCGGCCCGGTCGAGGAGACCTACGGCGACGACGAGCCCGACGCGGGCGCCGCAGACGGTGCCGAGGGGTCGGACGGTCGACCCGGCGGCGCTCCCGGCGACTGA